One window of Chloroflexus aggregans DSM 9485 genomic DNA carries:
- a CDS encoding aldehyde dehydrogenase family protein, which yields MSKIIAPECEWSHLMAQLRTAVPEAFNAEGHVLNLIEGTWGWPGHGKHYSTAVDGSELGRMPMIDLDTAKRAVRFAAREHETWSQTDLDERRRRVSEALVGLRQYRDLIAYLLMWEIGKPYQLACDDVDRCISGVEWYIEQIEWMMNGRRPLGLISNIASWNYPYSVLMHAVLVQTLAGNAVIAKTPSDGGLFALTLGFAIARRAGLPVSLVSGSGGALSDALVRNADIACLAFVGGKTNGRDIAASLYDRNKRYMLEMEGVNCYGIWDFSDWPNLAQQIKKGFAYGKQRCTAYIRYVVQRRLFPKFLDMYLPVVKSLQIGNPVLVDKPGDPLPRLDFGPLINAKKVEELRVLYSEALGAGAICLYDGELNPELFLPDQDISAYMAPITLLNVPRNCRLHHNEPFGPVDTIVIVDSVDELISEMNISNGNLVSSIATDDLKLGQMIAGELRAFKVGINKMRSRGDREEVFGGMGASWKGCFVGGKYLVDAVTIGAPGERLYGNFPDYTLLPEQR from the coding sequence ATGAGCAAGATTATTGCACCAGAATGCGAATGGTCTCATCTAATGGCGCAACTGCGTACCGCCGTACCGGAAGCGTTCAACGCCGAAGGCCACGTCCTTAATTTAATCGAGGGGACGTGGGGTTGGCCGGGGCATGGCAAGCACTACAGTACGGCAGTCGACGGCAGTGAGCTGGGTCGGATGCCGATGATCGATCTTGACACGGCGAAGCGGGCGGTGCGGTTTGCGGCGCGTGAGCATGAGACATGGTCGCAAACCGATTTGGACGAGCGGCGACGGCGGGTGAGCGAAGCATTGGTTGGTTTGCGCCAGTACCGCGATTTGATCGCCTACTTGCTCATGTGGGAGATCGGCAAACCCTACCAACTAGCGTGTGACGATGTTGATCGATGCATCAGTGGGGTTGAGTGGTATATCGAGCAGATCGAGTGGATGATGAATGGGCGTCGGCCACTCGGCCTGATCTCAAATATTGCCTCTTGGAACTATCCGTATTCGGTGTTAATGCATGCTGTATTGGTGCAGACGCTGGCCGGTAATGCTGTCATTGCAAAGACACCTTCTGATGGTGGTTTGTTTGCCTTGACGCTCGGATTTGCGATTGCGCGTCGTGCCGGGTTGCCGGTCTCGTTGGTGAGCGGTTCGGGTGGTGCGCTGAGTGATGCGCTGGTGCGGAATGCTGACATCGCCTGTTTGGCTTTTGTTGGTGGCAAAACGAACGGACGTGATATTGCCGCCTCGCTGTACGACCGCAACAAGCGCTATATGCTCGAGATGGAGGGAGTTAACTGTTACGGTATCTGGGATTTCTCGGATTGGCCGAATTTGGCGCAGCAGATTAAGAAGGGTTTTGCTTACGGAAAGCAACGTTGCACGGCCTATATCCGCTACGTTGTACAGCGACGACTCTTTCCCAAGTTTCTCGATATGTACTTACCGGTGGTGAAGAGTCTCCAAATCGGTAATCCGGTATTAGTGGATAAACCGGGTGATCCGTTACCGAGGCTCGATTTTGGCCCGCTGATCAACGCGAAGAAGGTCGAAGAGCTGCGTGTACTCTACAGTGAAGCGCTGGGTGCAGGAGCGATTTGTCTATATGATGGTGAGTTGAACCCAGAACTTTTCTTGCCCGATCAGGATATTTCGGCTTACATGGCTCCAATTACCTTGTTAAACGTCCCGCGTAACTGTCGTCTGCATCATAACGAGCCGTTTGGGCCGGTCGATACGATTGTGATCGTTGATAGTGTTGATGAGCTGATCAGCGAGATGAATATCTCGAATGGCAATCTCGTGTCATCGATTGCGACCGATGACTTGAAGTTAGGACAGATGATTGCCGGCGAGTTACGTGCATTTAAGGTTGGCATCAACAAAATGCGGTCGCGTGGTGATCGGGAAGAGGTATTCGGTGGGATGGGGGCATCGTGGAAAGGGTGTTTCGTCGGTGGAAAGTATCTGGTTGATGCGGTGACAATAGGTGCGCCGGGTGAGCGGCTGTACGGAAATTTTCCCGATTATACGTTGCTTCCAGAGCAGCGGTAG
- a CDS encoding ABC transporter ATP-binding protein: MAILFQETDTASSAADLRTWAIKVQGVTKHYQTRGGAVQVLAGINCTVAAGEVVALVGPSGCGKSTLLRIVTGLESPDGGVVKLFGLSPVQARREHRFGIAFQTAALLEWRDAAANVALPLELAGWSPEARKARVAELLARMGLSDAAHRLPRQLSGGMQQRVALARALALAPPILLLDEPFSALDELTREQLQGELLDLLATISPRPAVLLVTHNLTEAVLLSDRVIVLSRRPAQVLAEVSIALPRPRRADLRDDVRLHQLVAELRAVLRGNGG; encoded by the coding sequence ATGGCTATTCTTTTTCAGGAAACAGACACTGCGTCATCAGCAGCCGATCTGAGGACGTGGGCGATTAAAGTGCAGGGTGTTACAAAGCACTATCAGACGCGGGGCGGCGCAGTGCAAGTATTGGCCGGTATCAATTGTACCGTTGCCGCCGGCGAGGTAGTAGCGCTGGTGGGGCCGAGCGGGTGTGGCAAGAGCACGTTATTGCGGATCGTGACCGGGCTTGAAAGTCCTGATGGCGGTGTTGTAAAGTTATTCGGTTTGTCACCAGTGCAAGCTCGGCGTGAGCACCGATTTGGGATCGCATTTCAAACGGCGGCTCTGCTTGAGTGGCGTGATGCAGCGGCCAATGTGGCATTACCGCTTGAGTTAGCCGGCTGGTCACCGGAGGCACGGAAAGCACGGGTAGCTGAATTACTTGCACGGATGGGGTTAAGCGATGCTGCACACCGCCTACCGCGGCAATTGTCGGGTGGTATGCAGCAACGGGTAGCGTTGGCACGAGCGTTGGCATTAGCTCCGCCGATACTCTTGCTCGATGAGCCATTTAGCGCCCTCGATGAGCTAACCCGTGAGCAGTTGCAGGGTGAGTTGCTCGATCTGTTGGCGACAATCTCGCCTCGTCCGGCAGTCTTGCTCGTGACGCATAATCTGACCGAAGCGGTGTTGTTGTCCGATCGCGTTATTGTTTTAAGCCGGCGACCGGCCCAAGTGTTGGCAGAAGTGTCTATCGCTTTACCGCGCCCGCGTCGCGCTGACTTACGCGATGACGTGCGTCTTCATCAGTTGGTAGCTGAGCTGCGGGCTGTGTTACGTGGCAATGGTGGGTGA
- a CDS encoding metal-sensitive transcriptional regulator → MDPERKQQILNRLKTIEGHIRGVQRMVEEDAYCIDLLNQTRAIQQALAKLDAIILANHLHSCVTTAIRSEDVGERERVLTELLQVFESTHR, encoded by the coding sequence ATGGATCCTGAGCGCAAACAGCAGATTCTCAACCGATTGAAGACAATAGAGGGCCACATTCGTGGTGTGCAGCGAATGGTTGAGGAAGATGCCTACTGTATCGATCTGCTGAATCAGACGCGCGCGATCCAGCAGGCGCTTGCCAAGCTCGATGCGATCATTCTTGCGAACCATCTACACAGTTGTGTAACGACTGCGATCCGCAGTGAGGATGTTGGCGAGCGCGAGCGGGTACTAACCGAGTTGTTGCAGGTGTTTGAGAGTACGCATCGCTAG
- a CDS encoding heavy-metal-associated domain-containing protein, with protein sequence MVTEQFRVPGVSCQHCVHAVRKEVGALNGVVQVDVDLDNKIVTVVHSDDVEITDIVMAIKEAGYDDVTPLGIAC encoded by the coding sequence ATGGTAACAGAGCAGTTTCGCGTGCCGGGGGTATCGTGCCAGCACTGTGTTCACGCAGTGCGCAAAGAGGTGGGAGCGTTGAACGGCGTAGTGCAGGTTGATGTTGATTTGGATAACAAAATTGTGACGGTCGTCCACAGTGATGATGTGGAGATCACCGATATTGTTATGGCGATCAAAGAAGCCGGTTACGATGACGTGACGCCGTTAGGCATTGCGTGTTAG
- a CDS encoding ROK family protein, producing the protein MPERLYGGIEAGGTKWVCAIGTGPDDIRAETRFPTTTPDETLAQAIAFFRAHQSVPLTAIGVGSFGPIDLNRDSPRYGYITTTPKPGWSNTDVVGTLTQALGCPVGFDTDVNAALLGEWHWGAARDYDVAVYITVGTGIGGGAMVGGRLVHGLIHPEMGHIRPVRDPARDPFPGICPYHGDCLEGLACGPAIQARWQTPAEQLPPDHPAWELEADYLGQAMATLLCMLSPERIIIGGGVMSQPPMFPLVREATQRWLNGYLQHPRILDNPAELIVPPGLGARAGVLGAIALAMAAAEGY; encoded by the coding sequence ATGCCGGAACGACTCTACGGCGGGATTGAAGCGGGTGGGACGAAGTGGGTGTGCGCGATTGGGACGGGGCCGGACGATATTCGCGCTGAAACTCGGTTCCCAACTACAACGCCGGATGAGACCCTTGCCCAGGCTATCGCGTTTTTTCGGGCGCATCAGTCGGTGCCGTTGACGGCCATCGGGGTGGGTTCGTTTGGGCCGATCGATCTTAACCGCGATTCACCGCGCTACGGGTACATTACGACTACACCAAAACCGGGTTGGTCCAATACCGATGTGGTCGGGACGTTGACGCAGGCTCTTGGCTGTCCGGTTGGGTTTGATACGGATGTGAATGCGGCGTTACTTGGTGAATGGCATTGGGGCGCGGCGCGCGATTACGACGTGGCGGTGTACATCACAGTGGGTACCGGCATCGGCGGTGGGGCAATGGTGGGAGGGAGATTGGTTCATGGCCTCATCCATCCCGAAATGGGCCACATCCGCCCTGTGCGCGACCCGGCCCGCGATCCGTTTCCCGGCATCTGCCCCTATCACGGTGATTGTCTTGAGGGGTTAGCCTGTGGCCCGGCGATACAGGCACGGTGGCAAACGCCGGCAGAGCAGTTGCCGCCCGATCATCCGGCGTGGGAACTCGAAGCGGACTATTTGGGGCAGGCGATGGCGACCTTGCTCTGCATGCTCTCACCAGAGCGGATCATCATCGGCGGCGGTGTGATGAGCCAGCCGCCCATGTTTCCGCTGGTGCGGGAGGCGACGCAGCGTTGGCTAAATGGCTATTTGCAGCATCCGCGCATTCTCGACAACCCCGCAGAGTTGATCGTGCCGCCGGGGTTAGGCGCGCGCGCCGGTGTGCTGGGGGCGATTGCGCTGGCGATGGCGGCGGCAGAGGGATATTAG
- a CDS encoding HD domain-containing protein, with the protein MLTDTARQIMHEWITTDSLRKHCEAVAACMAHFAAKQGADVDLWTAVGLLHDLDFERYPHMPEAGPATTAIAEALIRGDEVPAELPGHPFYGVVYLRSTGWSPEILRAILSHADYSGILPETPLERTLYAVDELSGFVTAVALVRPDKSIHSVEVASVRKKMKDKAFAAKVSREGIVHGAEVIGMELDALIGEVIAALRAAAPHLGLAGISR; encoded by the coding sequence ATGCTCACCGATACTGCTCGCCAAATTATGCATGAATGGATTACCACTGATAGCCTGCGTAAGCATTGTGAAGCCGTTGCGGCGTGCATGGCCCACTTTGCTGCTAAGCAGGGTGCCGATGTTGATCTGTGGACGGCGGTGGGGTTGTTGCACGATCTCGATTTTGAACGCTACCCCCATATGCCTGAGGCCGGGCCGGCTACGACGGCCATTGCTGAGGCGTTGATTCGTGGTGATGAGGTGCCTGCTGAGTTGCCCGGCCATCCGTTCTACGGTGTGGTGTATCTACGCTCGACGGGATGGTCGCCAGAGATCTTGCGCGCGATTCTCAGCCACGCCGATTATAGCGGCATTCTGCCCGAAACGCCGCTTGAGCGCACCCTCTACGCCGTTGATGAGTTGAGCGGGTTTGTGACCGCCGTGGCGCTGGTTCGCCCCGATAAGAGTATTCATAGCGTTGAAGTTGCTTCGGTGCGCAAGAAGATGAAGGATAAGGCGTTTGCCGCAAAGGTCAGCCGGGAAGGGATCGTTCACGGGGCTGAAGTGATCGGGATGGAACTTGATGCGTTGATTGGCGAAGTGATCGCTGCGCTGCGTGCTGCTGCGCCGCACCTCGGTTTGGCGGGGATCAGCCGATGA
- a CDS encoding heavy metal translocating P-type ATPase: MAEREIILPVTGMTCASCSARVEKALRKTPGVLSAEVNLASEQVLVRFDPAQAQPSALQAAIEQAGYGVVTDEIALAITGMTCASCSARVEKALRKTPGVLSAEVNLASEQALVRYVPGMMNRAELVKAVEQAGYGVIAPATTTGETEDVEARARAHEMALRRRRLLVGVVFGLPLFILSMARDFGLIAPWLIGEGAAMAAAMAGSAMNEIMHMVAARDDLLNWLFLALATPVQFYAGRDFYRYAWRALRMRTATMDTLIALGSSAAYFYSLAILLSGAPGHVYFETAAMIITLILVGKYLEARAKSQTSAAIKALIGLQPKTARVLRGGKEVDVPLNEVRVGEMVIVRPGEKIPVDGVIIAGESTVDESMLTGESLPVEKRIGDPVFGATINRSGSFQMRATRIGKDSALAQIVRLVQEAQGSKAPVQALVDRIAAVFVPAVIVIATLTFVGWLWAGVGLTQALIFAVAVLVIACPCALGLATPTAIMVGTGAGAAHGILIRNAEALERAASLQVVVFDKTGTITYGRPEVTDVVVVTQPVLVQHGAVELPADAALLQLAAAAESRSEHPLGVAIVQAAQARGLPIERPTRFQAVSGAGVEAEVNGQTVLIGTPVWLAERGVDVTGLAATVDQLQASGKTVIVVAADGEARGVIALADTVRPTAVAAVAELCRSGLDVALLTGDNQRTAAAIAAAVGIPTNAVYAEVKPHEKAAIVARLQQSAAGDKPRRVAMVGDGINDAPALAKADIGIAMGSGTDVAMETADITLMRSDPRGVAQAIALSRATVRTIRWNLFWAFAYNVILIPVAAGVFYPFTGWQLSPVLAAAAMAFSSVFVVSNSLRLKGVRF, from the coding sequence ATGGCCGAACGTGAAATCATCTTACCGGTGACCGGCATGACCTGTGCGAGCTGTTCGGCGCGGGTTGAGAAGGCGTTGCGCAAAACGCCGGGTGTGCTGAGTGCCGAGGTGAATCTGGCCAGTGAGCAAGTGTTGGTGCGGTTCGATCCGGCGCAGGCTCAGCCATCAGCACTACAGGCCGCAATAGAGCAAGCCGGTTATGGCGTGGTAACAGACGAGATCGCGCTGGCTATTACCGGCATGACCTGTGCGAGCTGTTCGGCGCGGGTTGAGAAGGCGTTGCGCAAAACGCCGGGTGTGCTGAGTGCCGAGGTGAATCTGGCCAGTGAGCAGGCGTTGGTGCGCTATGTGCCGGGGATGATGAATCGGGCTGAGTTGGTCAAGGCGGTTGAGCAGGCCGGTTATGGTGTAATTGCTCCGGCAACCACAACAGGCGAGACGGAAGATGTTGAGGCGAGGGCGCGCGCGCATGAGATGGCGCTACGTCGGCGTCGCTTGTTGGTCGGTGTGGTCTTTGGCTTACCGTTGTTTATCCTCTCGATGGCGCGTGATTTTGGTCTGATTGCACCGTGGCTGATCGGTGAAGGTGCGGCAATGGCGGCAGCGATGGCCGGTTCAGCGATGAACGAAATCATGCATATGGTCGCTGCCCGCGATGATTTACTCAATTGGTTATTCTTAGCGCTGGCGACACCGGTGCAATTCTACGCTGGACGCGATTTTTATCGCTATGCGTGGCGCGCGTTGCGTATGCGCACGGCGACGATGGATACATTGATCGCGCTCGGTTCGTCGGCGGCTTACTTTTACAGCCTCGCTATATTACTCAGTGGAGCGCCCGGTCACGTCTACTTCGAGACGGCGGCAATGATCATCACCTTGATTCTGGTTGGTAAATACCTTGAGGCGCGGGCGAAGAGCCAGACTAGCGCCGCTATTAAGGCGTTGATCGGTTTACAACCGAAGACGGCGCGGGTACTGCGTGGTGGCAAAGAGGTTGATGTGCCGTTGAACGAAGTGCGTGTCGGTGAGATGGTGATCGTGCGTCCGGGAGAGAAAATTCCGGTGGATGGGGTGATTATCGCCGGTGAATCGACGGTTGACGAGAGTATGCTCACCGGCGAGAGTCTGCCGGTCGAGAAACGGATTGGCGATCCCGTTTTTGGTGCGACGATCAATCGAAGTGGTAGCTTCCAGATGCGGGCGACACGGATCGGCAAAGATTCAGCATTGGCCCAGATTGTACGGTTGGTGCAAGAGGCGCAAGGCTCGAAAGCGCCGGTGCAGGCGTTGGTTGATCGGATTGCGGCAGTCTTTGTGCCAGCGGTGATCGTGATTGCAACGCTGACCTTCGTCGGTTGGCTATGGGCTGGGGTCGGTCTTACACAAGCGTTGATTTTCGCGGTGGCAGTGCTGGTCATTGCCTGCCCGTGTGCGTTGGGTTTGGCGACGCCGACGGCGATTATGGTCGGTACCGGTGCCGGAGCTGCGCACGGGATTCTGATCCGCAATGCTGAGGCGTTGGAACGGGCGGCAAGTTTACAGGTGGTGGTATTTGATAAGACCGGAACTATCACCTATGGCCGTCCTGAAGTGACCGATGTTGTGGTGGTGACGCAGCCGGTATTGGTTCAGCATGGTGCTGTTGAATTGCCGGCGGATGCGGCGCTACTGCAACTCGCTGCCGCCGCCGAGAGCCGCAGTGAACATCCGCTCGGTGTCGCCATTGTACAGGCGGCGCAGGCGCGCGGATTGCCGATCGAACGTCCCACCCGGTTTCAGGCGGTGAGCGGGGCCGGCGTCGAGGCCGAAGTAAATGGGCAAACGGTACTTATCGGCACACCGGTATGGCTAGCCGAGCGTGGGGTGGATGTGACCGGGTTGGCAGCGACGGTCGATCAGTTGCAAGCCAGCGGCAAGACGGTGATCGTGGTGGCGGCTGACGGCGAGGCGCGCGGCGTGATCGCGCTAGCCGATACCGTCAGGCCCACTGCTGTTGCAGCCGTGGCCGAGCTGTGCCGGAGTGGTTTGGACGTGGCGTTACTAACCGGCGACAACCAGCGCACAGCCGCGGCAATTGCGGCAGCAGTCGGCATTCCGACCAACGCGGTCTATGCCGAGGTCAAACCGCATGAGAAGGCGGCAATCGTGGCGCGCTTGCAGCAGAGCGCAGCCGGCGACAAGCCGCGGCGAGTGGCAATGGTTGGCGATGGCATCAACGACGCGCCAGCATTGGCGAAAGCCGATATCGGCATTGCGATGGGCAGCGGTACCGATGTGGCGATGGAGACCGCCGACATTACGCTGATGCGCAGCGATCCGCGCGGGGTCGCGCAAGCGATTGCGCTCAGTCGGGCGACGGTACGTACCATTCGCTGGAATCTGTTTTGGGCCTTTGCCTACAACGTGATTTTAATCCCGGTGGCGGCGGGTGTGTTCTATCCGTTCACCGGCTGGCAGTTGAGCCCGGTGTTGGCAGCAGCAGCGATGGCGTTTTCGTCGGTGTTTGTGGTGAGTAATTCGTTGCGATTAAAAGGGGTGCGATTCTGA
- the lysA gene encoding diaminopimelate decarboxylase: MTLVPHVWPETATVVDGRLWVGGCDVVALADQFGTPLYLLDEVTLRGAMRAYRQAFAATYPGPFRVHYAGKALLNTALAQIVAQEGLGLDVVSATELLVARRAGMPMAHVHLHGNAKSDAELERALTWQVGAIVVDNLDELARLRAMSARLAEPQGVLLRIAPAIEADTHSHIATGGEAAKFGLPLAALDEAVAQTLAAPGLRWLGLHAHIGSQLFALDQVVATVEVLVSQAARLRERFGVTPVELSPGGGLGVPYTADQPSTDRFRYAQVVSEALQAACARYNLPLPRLTVEPGRSIVARAGVALYRVVGRKGRRWLNVDGGMADNIRPALYGARYSAVLANRAGEPAGEPVAVGGRYCESGDVLLREIALPPAQPGDLIAVATAGAYTLSMSSNYNLVPRPALVLVGNGRAHVIQRRETEDDVLARDVVLGGADAGTTLRRD; encoded by the coding sequence ATGACGCTTGTTCCGCACGTTTGGCCGGAGACGGCCACGGTTGTCGACGGGCGGCTCTGGGTGGGCGGGTGCGATGTGGTGGCACTCGCCGATCAGTTTGGTACGCCGCTTTATCTGCTCGATGAGGTGACGCTGCGGGGAGCGATGCGTGCTTACCGGCAGGCGTTTGCCGCTACGTATCCCGGTCCGTTCCGTGTGCATTATGCCGGAAAAGCTCTCCTCAATACGGCATTGGCCCAGATCGTTGCACAAGAAGGTCTGGGCCTTGATGTCGTTTCGGCGACGGAGTTGCTGGTGGCGCGACGGGCCGGAATGCCGATGGCGCATGTCCATTTGCACGGCAATGCGAAGAGTGATGCCGAGCTGGAGCGGGCGTTGACATGGCAGGTGGGTGCGATTGTGGTGGATAACCTCGATGAGTTGGCCCGTCTGCGCGCTATGAGTGCACGACTCGCCGAGCCGCAAGGTGTTTTGTTGCGTATTGCACCGGCAATTGAGGCAGATACCCACTCCCATATTGCTACCGGTGGTGAAGCGGCGAAGTTTGGCTTGCCGCTAGCAGCGCTCGATGAGGCTGTGGCGCAAACGCTGGCTGCGCCGGGTTTGCGCTGGTTGGGGTTACATGCGCATATCGGCTCGCAACTGTTTGCGCTAGATCAGGTAGTGGCGACGGTTGAAGTGCTGGTGTCTCAAGCTGCTCGTCTGCGCGAACGGTTTGGGGTGACGCCGGTCGAGTTGAGCCCCGGTGGCGGGTTAGGCGTACCGTATACCGCCGATCAGCCGTCTACTGATAGGTTTCGTTACGCGCAGGTGGTGAGTGAAGCGCTGCAAGCGGCGTGCGCGCGCTACAATCTGCCATTGCCACGGTTGACCGTCGAGCCGGGTCGTTCAATTGTGGCGCGGGCGGGTGTGGCACTTTACCGGGTGGTGGGGCGTAAGGGTCGCCGTTGGCTGAACGTTGATGGTGGAATGGCCGATAATATCCGTCCGGCACTTTATGGTGCGCGTTACAGCGCGGTGCTGGCGAATCGCGCTGGCGAGCCGGCCGGTGAACCAGTCGCTGTCGGCGGACGCTATTGTGAATCGGGTGATGTTCTCTTGCGCGAGATTGCGTTGCCGCCAGCACAGCCGGGGGATCTGATTGCAGTGGCGACGGCGGGAGCTTATACGCTGAGCATGTCCAGTAACTATAATCTCGTGCCGCGACCGGCTCTGGTGTTGGTTGGCAATGGCCGTGCGCACGTGATCCAGCGTCGTGAGACGGAGGACGATGTTTTGGCGCGCGATGTGGTGTTGGGAGGAGCGGATGCCGGAACGACTCTACGGCGGGATTGA
- a CDS encoding amidohydrolase — MLLARDLAPDLILYNAVIYTLNPALPRCSAIACKDGRIVAVGDDADVLALAGPATRRIDLGGRTVIPGINDAHNHMLEMGLKLRRIGLDDCTSIAEMVERVRAVAAHTPAGQWIVGEGWNESLLRENRLPNRHDLDAATTIHPVLLKRFFNMDVVNTRALELAGVTAATPDPAGGKIERATDGTPTGILRAAAKELCRRLLPVPTQAECVEALEAAGRAYLSYGITSILDPGLQPWEIQAYLAARRAGRLPVRANLLVSWHGFRESETRDELEARAAAFGGLSGLGDEWLRIGALKMAIDGGTTSHTAWMFQPFVGEDRVYDYNRLDPEELVEFFTRGHTLGWDIGIHAIGDRAHHEAARAFAEVIAAHPREHRHNLIHGYFATEESLQHMAQHGLAVVIQPTFIYYEGDDLFRDVGPELAARYKPMRTYLDRGIRVVATSDVPSTVHFNPFIGLYALVTRKSWKGTLIAPNQAVSREEALYAYTVAGAWLTREEHLKGSLAPGMLADMAVLDRDYFACPAEEIKEIRVEMTILGGQVVYERNES, encoded by the coding sequence ATGCTGCTCGCCCGTGATCTTGCCCCTGACCTTATTCTCTATAACGCGGTAATCTATACGCTCAACCCAGCGTTGCCGCGGTGCAGCGCGATTGCCTGCAAAGATGGCCGGATTGTCGCGGTAGGAGATGACGCTGATGTTTTGGCTTTGGCCGGGCCGGCAACGCGCCGGATCGACCTCGGCGGGCGGACGGTCATCCCCGGCATTAACGACGCGCACAACCACATGCTTGAGATGGGCTTGAAGCTACGCCGGATCGGGCTTGACGATTGCACATCGATCGCTGAGATGGTCGAGCGAGTGCGAGCAGTGGCGGCGCATACGCCTGCCGGCCAGTGGATCGTCGGCGAAGGCTGGAATGAATCGCTCTTGCGCGAGAATCGGTTGCCGAACCGTCACGATCTCGATGCAGCGACTACGATCCACCCGGTCTTGCTTAAGCGATTTTTCAACATGGATGTGGTCAACACGCGGGCGTTAGAGTTAGCCGGTGTGACGGCAGCAACCCCTGATCCGGCAGGAGGGAAGATCGAGCGAGCGACCGATGGTACACCAACGGGGATTTTGCGTGCTGCTGCCAAAGAACTCTGTCGGCGGTTGTTGCCAGTGCCAACGCAGGCCGAGTGTGTCGAGGCGCTTGAGGCTGCCGGCAGAGCCTACCTTTCCTATGGCATCACCAGCATCCTCGACCCCGGCTTGCAACCGTGGGAGATCCAAGCGTATCTGGCGGCGCGGCGGGCGGGTCGGTTGCCGGTGCGCGCCAATTTGCTGGTTTCGTGGCATGGCTTCCGCGAGAGCGAAACGCGCGACGAGTTAGAAGCGCGCGCAGCAGCGTTTGGTGGTCTGAGTGGGTTGGGTGACGAATGGTTGCGGATCGGTGCGCTGAAGATGGCGATTGACGGCGGTACGACTTCGCATACAGCGTGGATGTTTCAACCATTTGTCGGCGAAGATCGGGTGTACGACTACAACCGGCTCGATCCCGAAGAGCTGGTTGAGTTTTTTACTCGTGGTCATACGCTGGGCTGGGACATCGGTATTCACGCGATTGGTGACCGGGCGCATCACGAAGCGGCCCGCGCTTTTGCCGAAGTGATCGCGGCCCATCCGCGCGAGCATCGCCATAATCTGATCCACGGCTACTTCGCCACCGAAGAGAGCTTGCAGCACATGGCGCAGCATGGGTTAGCGGTTGTCATCCAACCCACCTTCATCTACTACGAGGGCGACGATCTCTTCCGCGATGTCGGGCCTGAGCTGGCGGCGCGCTACAAACCAATGCGCACGTATCTCGACCGAGGTATTCGGGTGGTGGCAACGAGTGATGTTCCGAGCACGGTGCATTTCAACCCCTTTATCGGTCTGTATGCGCTGGTGACGCGCAAGAGTTGGAAGGGGACACTCATCGCACCTAATCAAGCGGTCAGCCGGGAAGAGGCGCTGTATGCGTACACGGTGGCCGGGGCCTGGCTCACACGCGAGGAGCATCTCAAAGGATCGTTGGCACCGGGTATGCTGGCCGATATGGCGGTGCTCGACCGCGACTATTTTGCCTGTCCGGCGGAGGAAATAAAGGAGATTCGGGTTGAGATGACGATACTCGGTGGGCAGGTTGTGTACGAGCGGAACGAGTCCTGA
- a CDS encoding nucleotidyltransferase family protein, giving the protein MIQQCKAALAAYYGARFRGLILYGSMARGQAYPTSDIDLLIF; this is encoded by the coding sequence ATGATCCAACAATGTAAAGCCGCGCTGGCGGCCTACTATGGCGCACGGTTCAGAGGTCTTATCCTCTACGGATCGATGGCGCGGGGCCAGGCTTATCCAACAAGTGATATTGATCTCTTGATCTTTTGA